From Bradyrhizobium sp. 4:
CGCCGAGCAATCGATACAGCGGCAATTTCGCGCGCCGCGCCTTCAAATCCCACAGCGCGATGTCGAGTGCCGAAAGCGCCAGCACCGCCGGCCCGCCGCGGCCGCCGTAATGCAGCGCCCACCAGACCTGATGCCAAATCGCCTCGGTGTCATCGGCCTCGCGGCCCTCGACCAGCGGCGGGATTTCGCGCTTGAGGATGTCGGCGACGGCGCCGCCATTGCGCCCGACTGTGTAGGTGTAGCCGACGCCTTCGGCGCCATCGGCATCGTGGATGCGGCAGGTGATCAGCTCGAACGCCGCGATGTCTCCATGGGTCGAGTCGGAGAGCATGACGGGGAGGGGGATCCGGTAGAATCCGGTCTCGATGTTTGAAATGCGTGCCATGCGGCCTCCCTGCGTTTTCTTTGCAGGCTAGGCCGGCGCGCACCGTCCGGCAAGCGCGCGCCGTGCAAGGCAGATCACCGCATCGTTGCGAGCTGCACGGCCAGCGCGCAGGCGCGATCGTATTCGTCCAGATTGATCCACTCGTCGACCGTGTGCACCTCATTCTGGCCGGCGCCGAAGGTCACGGTCGGAACACCGTGGCGGACCATCCAGTTGGCATCGAGGCCGCCATTGGCGGTGCGCACGTTCGGGGTGCCGCCGACGGCGGACACGGCCTCCACCGCGCGTTTGACGACGGGAAGGTTGTCCTTCATGCGGAACGGGAAGTAATCGGTCTCGGCCTTGAACTTGACCTTGCCGGACTTGCCTTGCGCGTTGGTGACCTTCTTGGCCGCCTTCTCGAACGCAGCCTTGTAGGCTTTCGTGATCTCCTTGAAGAATTTTCCGTCATGGCTGCGGCTTTCCCCGCGCAGATGCACGTAGTCGGTGACGACATTGGTGGCATCGCCCGCAGGCCGCCCTTCGCCGCCGGTGACCGGGCCGACATTGCTGGTGCCTTGCTGCTTGCGCTTGACCACCTTGCCGAACCAGCCGCCGGCCTTCACATCGGCGAGCGCGAGGGCCATGATCATGGTCGAGGAGATGCCGCGCTCCGGCGCGACGCCGGCATGCGAGGCGCGGCCGAAGATTTCCACGGTCCAGCGGTCGGCACCCACGGCGCCGATGACGACGTTGGAGGCCGAGCCGCCGTCATAGTTGAAGGCCATCACCGGCGAGCCGAGCTCGTCCAGCTTGACGTGGCGCGCGCCATAGAGCCCGCTCTCCTCGCGCACGCAGAACAGCAGCGTGATCGGCGGATGATCGAGTTGCTGCTTTTCGAGCTCGGCGGCCAGCGTCACCAGCACGCCACAGCCGCACCGGTTGTCGCCGCCGAGGGCGGTCTTGGCGTCATTGACGATCTTGCGACCCGACTTCTTCGGCTTGGCGCCGGCGCATAGCGGCACGGTATCCATGTGGGTCATGAACATGATGCGCGGCTGGTTGTGCAGCGCGCCGCGGCCGGGCAGGTCGACGATGAGGTTGCCGGTCTCGGTCGGCACCGGAATGCGGGTATTGGCGTCGTCGAGCCGGATCGCCTTCGCCGGCACGCCGCTCTCCTTCAGCGCGGCCGTGAGCTCACGCCCGATCGCGGCCTCCTGTCCGGTGACGCCCTCAACGGCGAGAAAGCGCATGAGGCGGTCGGTCGCGGCTTTGGTGTCGACAGGCATGAGATATCCCCTTGATGCAGGACTCTACTCTATCGCCGGTCTTGGCGAGGTGTAGACCAAAAAGATCAGAGCGCCGATGCCAAGCATGGCAGCCATGAAAAGCAGCACCGCCGGCAGCCCCGCGAACGCCGCCACCGCGCCGGTGACCGACTGCATCAGCGCCGCGCCGAGGAAGAAGGCGAGGTTGATCGCCGCGAGCGCCTTGCCTGCCACTTGCGCGTCGACCAGCTGCCGCGACATGCCGAACAGCAATGGCTGCGCCGAGGTCGCCAAGCCGATGAGCACGAACAGCACGAGGTCGTATTGCGGCGGCATCACGGGCACGCCGAACAACACGGAGACCGCGTAGTGCGGCGCCCCTAGCGCCATCAGCGCCAGCAGCAATGCGCCAACCAGGTGCGTTCCCGCCACCAGCGCACGGCGGCGGCCGATCCTGCGGTCAATCATGCCGACGAGAAGCGGACCGGCAATCATCGCCAGCGTGAACGCGCCGAGCTGGTTGCCGGCATCGACCCGCGACAATCCCTTGACCTGCATCAGCCACGGCCCGCCCCACAGGCCGCGCAGCACCAGCGAGGTCGCAAGCGACACCAGCGCCAGCGCGATCAGGCCGCGCAAGGGCCGCGACAGTCCGAGCCTGAGCACCTCGATCATCTGCGACAGCGGCGAGGATTCGTCCTTGTGCTCGGCGGGCTGGCTCGGCACCAGCAGGAACACCGCGAGCGCCACGGCGACGCCGCCGAGCGCCGAGATCCAGAATCCGGCGCGCCAGCCGTAAGTGTCGACCATGAAGGCGAGCGGGCTCGACGACAACAGCATGCCGATATTGCCGATCGAGAGGATCGCGCCCGACCACAGCCCGAAGCGCGCGGCCGACAATTGCTTGGCCGCCAACGTCATCGGGCACATCAGCATGCCGGAGGTGGCAACGCCCAGCAGCACCTGTCCGACGGCGAAGCTTTCGGGTCCCGACGCAAAGCCGGACGCGATGGCGCCGACCACGGTTCCCGCGAGCAGGCTCAGCGACACCGGCCGCACGCCAAAGCGATCCATCGCCGCACCGACCGGGATCTGCGCAGCCGCAAACGCGAACGGATAGACCGAGGTGAGGCTCGCCAGCGCCTGGGGTTCGATGCCGAAATCCGCCGCCATCAGGTCGAGGCTGACGGCGGGAATGGTGCGCAGCAAGGTCGAGAGCATGTGCCCGCAGGCCAGCGCAAGCAGCGCAAAGATCAGCGCGCGGGTGGCTCCCGCGTCGTGGGTGGCGGCGGTGGTCATGGGCGTTGCGTCCCGGCAAGGTTTCGGGTGGGGTTACATGATTGGCGGGTGCATGCCAACATCGGGACCGCCATGGCCGCGGACGCGCAGCGGACTGGACGCGCAAGGCAAGCAGCATCATGTATCTCGGCATCGATCTCGGCACCTCCGCCGTCAAAATCGTTCTGGTCGACGACGCGCAGCGCGTGGTGGCGAGCCGCAGCCGATCGCTGACGGTCTCCTCGCCGCATCCCGGCCATTGCGAGCAGGAGCCGGCACAGTGGATCGAGGCGACTTTCGCGACGCTGGACGCGCTGAAGGCGGATCACGCGCACGAGCTGGCCGAGGTCGAGGGCATCGGCCTGTCCGGCCAGATGCACGGCGCGACGCTGCTCGACGCCGGTCACACGCCGTTGCGGCCCTGCATTCTCTGGAATGACGGACGGTCCTTTGCGGAATGCGCCGAGCTGGAGCGACGCTGGCCCGCCTTGCGGACGACGACAGGCAACAAGGCGATGCCGGGATTCACCGCGCCAAAATTGCTGTGGGTCGCCAGGCACGAACCCGAGATCTTCGCGGCGACAAAACTCGTGCTGCAACCCAAGGCCTATCTGCGCCTGGTGCTGACGGGCGAGGCGATCGAGGATGTTTCGGACGCCTCGGGTTCGCTGTGGCTCGATGTTGTCAGCCGCGATTGGTCAGACGAGGGGCTCGCTGCGACCGCGCTGTCGCGCCGGCAGATGCCGCGCCTAGTCGAGGGCTGCGCGCCGGCGGCACGGCTGCGGAGCGAGTTGGCGCAGCGCTGGGGCATGACCAGGCAACCGATGCTCGCCGGCGGGGCCGGCGACAATCCGGCGGGAGCCGTCGGCATCGGCGCCGTCAATCCCGGCGCAGCCTTCATTTCGCTCGGAACCTCCGGCGCATTGCTGGTGCCGACCAAGACGATCGCGGCCAACCCGGAGCGGGTCGTGCACACCTTCTGTCACGCCGTCCCCGGCAGGTGGATTCAAGCCGGCGCGATCCTCTCGGCGGCATCGTGCCTGGCGTGGATCGCGCGGCTGTTCGGGACCCCCGAGGCCGACCTGCTGGCGCCGCTCGGGTTGCGCCCGAGCGCGCCGTCGCCGGTCAGCTTCCTGCCGTACCTCTCCGGCGAACGCACCCCGCACGATGATCCCGACGTGCGCGGCATGCTCGATGGCCTCAGTCACGCCACCGACCGTGACGCGGTCGTGCAAGCCGTGCTCGAAGGCGTCGCCTTCGCGCTTGCGGATTGCCGGGACGTGCTTGCCGAGACAGGACTGGCGATCGCGGAGGCGGATGTCATCGGCGGCGGTTCGCGGTCGCGGTTCTGGTTGTCGGTGCTGTCCAATGTCCTCAACATCCCCATGCATCGCTTTGCCGACGGCGAGACGGGCGCGGCGTTCGGTGCGGCGCGGCTCGGCCGCCTCGCCGTCACCGGTGAGGCGATCGACGCCGTCTGCACCGCGCCACGGCGCGTTGAGACGTTCGAGCCTGAGCCCGCGCTTGCGCAGGCCTATGCCGAGCGGCTGCCGGAATGGCGCCGCCTGTACCG
This genomic window contains:
- a CDS encoding MFS transporter, which codes for MTTAATHDAGATRALIFALLALACGHMLSTLLRTIPAVSLDLMAADFGIEPQALASLTSVYPFAFAAAQIPVGAAMDRFGVRPVSLSLLAGTVVGAIASGFASGPESFAVGQVLLGVATSGMLMCPMTLAAKQLSAARFGLWSGAILSIGNIGMLLSSSPLAFMVDTYGWRAGFWISALGGVAVALAVFLLVPSQPAEHKDESSPLSQMIEVLRLGLSRPLRGLIALALVSLATSLVLRGLWGGPWLMQVKGLSRVDAGNQLGAFTLAMIAGPLLVGMIDRRIGRRRALVAGTHLVGALLLALMALGAPHYAVSVLFGVPVMPPQYDLVLFVLIGLATSAQPLLFGMSRQLVDAQVAGKALAAINLAFFLGAALMQSVTGAVAAFAGLPAVLLFMAAMLGIGALIFLVYTSPRPAIE
- a CDS encoding M20/M25/M40 family metallo-hydrolase, translated to MPVDTKAATDRLMRFLAVEGVTGQEAAIGRELTAALKESGVPAKAIRLDDANTRIPVPTETGNLIVDLPGRGALHNQPRIMFMTHMDTVPLCAGAKPKKSGRKIVNDAKTALGGDNRCGCGVLVTLAAELEKQQLDHPPITLLFCVREESGLYGARHVKLDELGSPVMAFNYDGGSASNVVIGAVGADRWTVEIFGRASHAGVAPERGISSTMIMALALADVKAGGWFGKVVKRKQQGTSNVGPVTGGEGRPAGDATNVVTDYVHLRGESRSHDGKFFKEITKAYKAAFEKAAKKVTNAQGKSGKVKFKAETDYFPFRMKDNLPVVKRAVEAVSAVGGTPNVRTANGGLDANWMVRHGVPTVTFGAGQNEVHTVDEWINLDEYDRACALAVQLATMR
- the xylB gene encoding xylulokinase, with amino-acid sequence MYLGIDLGTSAVKIVLVDDAQRVVASRSRSLTVSSPHPGHCEQEPAQWIEATFATLDALKADHAHELAEVEGIGLSGQMHGATLLDAGHTPLRPCILWNDGRSFAECAELERRWPALRTTTGNKAMPGFTAPKLLWVARHEPEIFAATKLVLQPKAYLRLVLTGEAIEDVSDASGSLWLDVVSRDWSDEGLAATALSRRQMPRLVEGCAPAARLRSELAQRWGMTRQPMLAGGAGDNPAGAVGIGAVNPGAAFISLGTSGALLVPTKTIAANPERVVHTFCHAVPGRWIQAGAILSAASCLAWIARLFGTPEADLLAPLGLRPSAPSPVSFLPYLSGERTPHDDPDVRGMLDGLSHATDRDAVVQAVLEGVAFALADCRDVLAETGLAIAEADVIGGGSRSRFWLSVLSNVLNIPMHRFADGETGAAFGAARLGRLAVTGEAIDAVCTAPRRVETFEPEPALAQAYAERLPEWRRLYRPRR